One Paraburkholderia aromaticivorans genomic region harbors:
- the atpB gene encoding F0F1 ATP synthase subunit A → MAASEGTRALDPSEYIAHHLQNFSTAHQTSIFDIHVWNLDTLFWSIVCGLATILILHLAARKATSGVPGRFQCAIEMLVEMVEDQSKSMIHGSRTFIAPLALTVFVWVALMNSLDFIPVDLPGRVIGWLGLSEVIPHHRIVPTADLNGTLGIALGVFALMIYYNFKIKGAGGFVHELLSAPFGAHPLLWIPNLALNIIEFVAKTVSLGMRLFGNMYAGELLFLLIALLGSMWGFGADASVLGFIGHVIAGTVWAIFHILIVLLQAFIFMMLTLVYLGQAHDSH, encoded by the coding sequence ATGGCAGCTAGCGAAGGCACGCGCGCTCTGGATCCGTCCGAGTACATCGCGCACCACTTGCAGAACTTTTCCACCGCGCACCAGACGTCGATTTTCGACATTCACGTCTGGAATCTGGACACCCTTTTCTGGTCGATCGTTTGCGGTCTGGCCACGATCCTGATTCTGCATCTCGCTGCCCGCAAGGCAACGTCCGGCGTGCCGGGCCGTTTCCAGTGCGCGATCGAAATGCTGGTCGAAATGGTCGAAGATCAATCGAAGTCGATGATCCACGGCAGCCGCACGTTCATCGCGCCGCTGGCCCTGACCGTGTTCGTATGGGTCGCGCTGATGAACTCGCTCGACTTTATCCCTGTCGACTTGCCGGGCCGCGTAATCGGCTGGCTGGGGCTGTCGGAAGTCATCCCCCATCACCGCATCGTGCCGACCGCCGACCTGAACGGCACGCTCGGCATCGCGCTCGGCGTGTTCGCGCTGATGATTTACTACAATTTCAAGATCAAGGGCGCAGGCGGCTTCGTGCACGAACTGCTGTCGGCTCCGTTCGGTGCGCATCCTTTGCTGTGGATCCCGAACCTTGCATTGAACATCATCGAGTTCGTCGCAAAGACGGTTTCGCTCGGCATGCGGCTGTTCGGCAACATGTATGCGGGCGAACTGTTGTTCCTGCTGATTGCTCTGCTCGGCAGCATGTGGGGTTTCGGCGCGGACGCGTCAGTGCTCGGCTTTATCGGCCACGTCATCGCTGGCACGGTTTGGGCGATCTTCCACATTCTGATCGTTCTGCTGCAGGCATTTATTTTCATGATGCTGACGCTGGTGTACCTCGGACAGGCACACGACAGCCACTAA
- a CDS encoding ATP synthase subunit I — protein sequence MAVKTSNQAPKNGHDEHRAERKASVASTGRQATPDEAWDVEQQDNNIVPLTRAEAEKLFGPAVSRPSRVTPFKVVAAQMVLSLGATLVWWLFYKPPGAAALSAFLGGAICWVPSALFAARLRTLSGAETAMSWMIGEALKMGATIAMFVAIAFWYHDVRWVPLLVTYLIALKTYWIALAWR from the coding sequence ATGGCGGTCAAAACGTCGAATCAAGCGCCGAAGAATGGGCACGACGAACACCGCGCTGAACGCAAAGCTTCCGTTGCGTCCACCGGTCGGCAAGCGACACCTGACGAAGCGTGGGATGTCGAGCAGCAAGATAACAATATCGTTCCGCTCACGCGGGCCGAAGCTGAAAAGCTATTTGGTCCCGCCGTGAGCCGTCCATCGCGCGTTACGCCTTTCAAGGTCGTGGCAGCGCAAATGGTTTTGTCCCTGGGTGCTACGCTGGTGTGGTGGCTGTTCTACAAGCCGCCGGGCGCTGCTGCGCTGTCCGCGTTCCTGGGGGGAGCGATCTGCTGGGTGCCGAGCGCGTTGTTCGCGGCACGACTGAGAACGCTGAGCGGCGCCGAAACAGCGATGAGCTGGATGATCGGCGAAGCGCTCAAGATGGGGGCAACGATCGCGATGTTTGTAGCCATCGCCTTCTGGTATCACGACGTACGCTGGGTTCCGCTGCTCGTGACTTACCTCATCGCGCTCAAGACGTACTGGATCGCCTTAGCTTGGCGCTAA
- a CDS encoding IS630 family transposase has protein sequence MPMGRPKAELVLSEDEHSQLTSIARSRSISAALVTRARIVLAAAVGEPNSAIAQRLQLTRATVGKWRLRFLEHRINGLYDEVRPGKPRTIDDERLAQLIHKTLHTKPADGSTHWSVRTIAAETAISPTSVHRYFKLLGLQPHRSESFKLSTDQFFIEKLRDVVGLYLSPPENALVLCVDEKSQCQALERTQPMLPMGFGYVEGVTHDYVRHGTTTLFAALNVLNGAVLATCKPRHRHQEFLSFLREIDKAVPAELDVHCIVDNYGSHKHPKVKAWLAAKPRWHMHFIPTYSSWLNQVERFFALITDKAIRRGSFGSVKQLIKRIDQFVSHYNENCKPFMWTASADSILEKLHRLCSRISGTEH, from the coding sequence ATGCCCATGGGACGACCGAAGGCCGAACTGGTGTTGAGTGAAGATGAGCACTCGCAACTGACTTCGATAGCGCGTTCGCGCTCGATTTCGGCGGCGCTGGTGACGCGTGCGCGCATCGTGCTGGCTGCTGCTGTCGGGGAACCCAACAGCGCCATTGCCCAGCGTCTTCAGCTCACGCGTGCCACGGTGGGCAAGTGGCGTCTCCGGTTCCTGGAGCATCGCATCAACGGGCTGTATGACGAAGTACGTCCCGGCAAGCCGCGCACGATTGACGATGAGCGGCTGGCGCAGCTGATTCACAAGACCCTGCACACCAAGCCAGCGGATGGCTCCACGCACTGGAGCGTGCGCACGATCGCCGCCGAAACGGCTATCTCGCCCACGAGTGTGCACCGGTACTTCAAGCTGCTGGGCCTGCAACCGCATCGCAGCGAAAGCTTCAAGCTCTCGACCGATCAATTCTTCATCGAGAAACTGCGCGACGTGGTTGGCCTGTACCTGAGCCCGCCCGAGAATGCATTGGTCCTGTGCGTGGACGAGAAGAGCCAGTGTCAGGCGCTCGAACGCACGCAACCCATGCTGCCGATGGGTTTCGGCTACGTCGAAGGCGTTACCCACGACTACGTTCGTCATGGCACCACCACGCTGTTCGCCGCCCTGAACGTACTCAACGGCGCAGTGCTCGCGACCTGCAAGCCGCGTCATCGGCATCAGGAGTTCCTGTCGTTTCTGCGCGAAATCGACAAGGCCGTACCGGCTGAACTCGACGTGCACTGCATCGTGGACAACTATGGCAGTCACAAGCATCCCAAAGTCAAGGCGTGGCTCGCAGCAAAGCCCCGCTGGCACATGCATTTCATTCCTACCTACAGTTCGTGGCTTAACCAGGTCGAACGCTTCTTTGCGCTGATCACCGACAAGGCCATCCGCAGGGGCTCGTTTGGCTCGGTCAAACAACTGATCAAGCGTATCGATCAGTTCGTTTCCCACTACAACGAAAACTGCAAGCCATTCATGTGGACTGCTTCCGCTGATTCCATCCTCGAAAAACTACACAGACTTTGTTCGCGAATCAGCGGAACGGAACACTAG